In Strigops habroptila isolate Jane chromosome 7, bStrHab1.2.pri, whole genome shotgun sequence, the following are encoded in one genomic region:
- the ANKRD37 gene encoding ankyrin repeat domain-containing protein 37 isoform X1 produces the protein MRVLGCGAESGSLSDLLEAGAAVNAPADVFGQSPAHLAACGGEAFFLLWQLQTGANLNQQDCLGEAPIHKAARVGSLECLALLVAGDAKIDLCNNSGQTAADLALAYGFLECARFLRTTQHTQTMKLRGQSGYSPRDDHGLLRGDPAAQKQEGETTRSICRKRRRSGDLVS, from the exons ATGCGGGTGCTGGGCTGCGGTGCGGAG TCCGGTAGTCTGAGCGATCTGCTGGAGGCGGGAGCCGCTGTGAACGCACCTGCAGATGTTTTTGGTCAGTCTCCAGCTCACCTGGCTGCCTGCGGCGGGGAAGCCTTCTTCCTACTTTGGCAGCTGCAGACGGGAGCGAATTTGAACCAACAG GATTGCCTTGGAGAAGCCCCGATTCATAAAGCAGCAAGAGTTGGGAGTTTGGAATGTCTTGCTCTCCTCGTTGCTGGTGATGCCAAAATTGA CCTGTGCAACAACAGCggacaaacagcagcagaccTCGCGTTGGCTTACGGCTTTCTGGAATGTGCCAGGTTCCTCAGGACAACTCAGCACACTCAGACAATGAAACTGAGAGGACAGTCTGGCTACTCACCAAGGGACGACCATGGCTTGTTGAGAGGGGATCCAGCTGCACAGAAACAAGAAGGTGAAACCACCAGATCCATatgcaggaagaggagaagatCAGGTG ATCTGGTCTCCTAG
- the ANKRD37 gene encoding ankyrin repeat domain-containing protein 37 isoform X2 produces the protein MRVLGCGAESGSLSDLLEAGAAVNAPADVFGQSPAHLAACGGEAFFLLWQLQTGANLNQQDCLGEAPIHKAARVGSLECLALLVAGDAKIDLCNNSGQTAADLALAYGFLECARFLRTTQHTQTMKLRGQSGYSPRDDHGLLRGDPAAQKQEGETTRSICRKRRRSDLVS, from the exons ATGCGGGTGCTGGGCTGCGGTGCGGAG TCCGGTAGTCTGAGCGATCTGCTGGAGGCGGGAGCCGCTGTGAACGCACCTGCAGATGTTTTTGGTCAGTCTCCAGCTCACCTGGCTGCCTGCGGCGGGGAAGCCTTCTTCCTACTTTGGCAGCTGCAGACGGGAGCGAATTTGAACCAACAG GATTGCCTTGGAGAAGCCCCGATTCATAAAGCAGCAAGAGTTGGGAGTTTGGAATGTCTTGCTCTCCTCGTTGCTGGTGATGCCAAAATTGA CCTGTGCAACAACAGCggacaaacagcagcagaccTCGCGTTGGCTTACGGCTTTCTGGAATGTGCCAGGTTCCTCAGGACAACTCAGCACACTCAGACAATGAAACTGAGAGGACAGTCTGGCTACTCACCAAGGGACGACCATGGCTTGTTGAGAGGGGATCCAGCTGCACAGAAACAAGAAGGTGAAACCACCAGATCCATatgcaggaagaggagaagatCAG ATCTGGTCTCCTAG
- the LRP2BP gene encoding LRP2-binding protein isoform X3 — protein MKLRSERLPLACSTQPAPEAPAENCNHAALFATAEELLVKRMASGDPLARFLRGQLYYEEGLYEEALIQFEKIKDVDFQAMYQLGVMHYDGLGTTEDPERGVEYMKKILYSDSPKARHLKFAAAYNLGRAYYEGCGVKQSTEEAERLWLIAADHGNPKASVKAQSTLGMLYSMSAQKDLKKAFFWHSEACGNGSLESQGALGVMYLYGQGIGQNTKAALECLREAAQRGNIYAQGHLVEYYYNRKFYSTAAAVAKRITDHKDTDALAKITDCLPAYVTKGVAMAAFYLGRCLQLGLGVQQDQAAAEKCYSRLWFWPTTLRPCQF, from the exons ATGAAGCTGCGCAGCGAGCGCCTGCCCCTGgcctgcagcacccagcccgCCCCCGAGGCACCAG CAGAGAACTGCAACCATGCTGCTTTATTTGCAACAGCGGAAGAGCTGCTGGTGAAGAGAATGGCAAGTGGAGATCCTCTGGCACGGTTTCTGAGAGGACAACTGTACTACGAAGAG GGGTTGTATGAAGAAGCATTAATACAATTTGAAAAAATCAAGGATGTAGATTTTCAAGCAATGTATCAGCTTGGTGTAATGCATTATGATGGACTAGGCACTACAGAAGACCCT GAGAGGGGAGTGgaatacatgaagaaaatactCTACTCTGATTCCCCAAAAGCAAGACACTTGAAGTTTGCAGCTGCATACAATCTTGGCAGAGCATATTATGAAGGATGTGGTGTCAAGCAGTCAACTGAAGAGGCTGAAAG GTTGTGGCTTATTGCTGCAGACCATGGAAATCCAAAAGCAAGCGTAAAGGCCCAGAGTACTTTAGGAATGCTTTATTCTATGTCAGCTCAAAAAGACCTGAAGAAG GCCTTTTTCTGGCATTCAGAAGCATGTGGCAATGGAAGTCTGGAATCACAGGGAGCACTTGGTGTTATGTATCTCTATGGACAAGGTATTGGTCAAAACACTAAAGCTGCTTTGGAGTGTttgagagaagcagcacaacGTGGAAACATCTATGCTCAAGGTCATCTTGTGGAATATTATTACAATAGAAAATTTTACTCAACAGCTGCTGCAGTAGCCAAAag AATTACAGACCACAAGGACACTGATGCACTAGCAAAGATAACCGACTGTCTTCCTGCGTATGTCACCAAGGGGGTTGCCATGGCTGCTTTCTACTTGGGTAGGTGCCTCCAGCTTGGCCTAGGTGTACAGCAAGATCAAGCCGCTGCTGAAAAATGCTATTCTAGG CTGTGGTTTTGGCCTACCACTCTTAGACCCTGTCAGTTCTGA
- the LRP2BP gene encoding LRP2-binding protein isoform X2, with translation MKLRSERLPLACSTQPAPEAPENCNHAALFATAEELLVKRMASGDPLARFLRGQLYYEEGLYEEALIQFEKIKDVDFQAMYQLGVMHYDGLGTTEDPERGVEYMKKILYSDSPKARHLKFAAAYNLGRAYYEGCGVKQSTEEAERLWLIAADHGNPKASVKAQSTLGMLYSMSAQKDLKKAFFWHSEACGNGSLESQGALGVMYLYGQGIGQNTKAALECLREAAQRGNIYAQGHLVEYYYNRKFYSTAAAVAKRITDHKDTDALAKITDCLPAYVTKGVAMAAFYLGRCLQLGLGVQQDQAAAEKCYSRACLLDPDVAADLELAANLGKI, from the exons ATGAAGCTGCGCAGCGAGCGCCTGCCCCTGgcctgcagcacccagcccgCCCCCGAGGCACCAG AGAACTGCAACCATGCTGCTTTATTTGCAACAGCGGAAGAGCTGCTGGTGAAGAGAATGGCAAGTGGAGATCCTCTGGCACGGTTTCTGAGAGGACAACTGTACTACGAAGAG GGGTTGTATGAAGAAGCATTAATACAATTTGAAAAAATCAAGGATGTAGATTTTCAAGCAATGTATCAGCTTGGTGTAATGCATTATGATGGACTAGGCACTACAGAAGACCCT GAGAGGGGAGTGgaatacatgaagaaaatactCTACTCTGATTCCCCAAAAGCAAGACACTTGAAGTTTGCAGCTGCATACAATCTTGGCAGAGCATATTATGAAGGATGTGGTGTCAAGCAGTCAACTGAAGAGGCTGAAAG GTTGTGGCTTATTGCTGCAGACCATGGAAATCCAAAAGCAAGCGTAAAGGCCCAGAGTACTTTAGGAATGCTTTATTCTATGTCAGCTCAAAAAGACCTGAAGAAG GCCTTTTTCTGGCATTCAGAAGCATGTGGCAATGGAAGTCTGGAATCACAGGGAGCACTTGGTGTTATGTATCTCTATGGACAAGGTATTGGTCAAAACACTAAAGCTGCTTTGGAGTGTttgagagaagcagcacaacGTGGAAACATCTATGCTCAAGGTCATCTTGTGGAATATTATTACAATAGAAAATTTTACTCAACAGCTGCTGCAGTAGCCAAAag AATTACAGACCACAAGGACACTGATGCACTAGCAAAGATAACCGACTGTCTTCCTGCGTATGTCACCAAGGGGGTTGCCATGGCTGCTTTCTACTTGGGTAGGTGCCTCCAGCTTGGCCTAGGTGTACAGCAAGATCAAGCCGCTGCTGAAAAATGCTATTCTAGG gcGTGTCTTCTGGATCCTGATGTTGCTGCTGACCTTGAACTGGCAGCTAATCTTGGGAAAATTTAG
- the LRP2BP gene encoding LRP2-binding protein isoform X1, whose protein sequence is MKLRSERLPLACSTQPAPEAPAENCNHAALFATAEELLVKRMASGDPLARFLRGQLYYEEGLYEEALIQFEKIKDVDFQAMYQLGVMHYDGLGTTEDPERGVEYMKKILYSDSPKARHLKFAAAYNLGRAYYEGCGVKQSTEEAERLWLIAADHGNPKASVKAQSTLGMLYSMSAQKDLKKAFFWHSEACGNGSLESQGALGVMYLYGQGIGQNTKAALECLREAAQRGNIYAQGHLVEYYYNRKFYSTAAAVAKRITDHKDTDALAKITDCLPAYVTKGVAMAAFYLGRCLQLGLGVQQDQAAAEKCYSRACLLDPDVAADLELAANLGKI, encoded by the exons ATGAAGCTGCGCAGCGAGCGCCTGCCCCTGgcctgcagcacccagcccgCCCCCGAGGCACCAG CAGAGAACTGCAACCATGCTGCTTTATTTGCAACAGCGGAAGAGCTGCTGGTGAAGAGAATGGCAAGTGGAGATCCTCTGGCACGGTTTCTGAGAGGACAACTGTACTACGAAGAG GGGTTGTATGAAGAAGCATTAATACAATTTGAAAAAATCAAGGATGTAGATTTTCAAGCAATGTATCAGCTTGGTGTAATGCATTATGATGGACTAGGCACTACAGAAGACCCT GAGAGGGGAGTGgaatacatgaagaaaatactCTACTCTGATTCCCCAAAAGCAAGACACTTGAAGTTTGCAGCTGCATACAATCTTGGCAGAGCATATTATGAAGGATGTGGTGTCAAGCAGTCAACTGAAGAGGCTGAAAG GTTGTGGCTTATTGCTGCAGACCATGGAAATCCAAAAGCAAGCGTAAAGGCCCAGAGTACTTTAGGAATGCTTTATTCTATGTCAGCTCAAAAAGACCTGAAGAAG GCCTTTTTCTGGCATTCAGAAGCATGTGGCAATGGAAGTCTGGAATCACAGGGAGCACTTGGTGTTATGTATCTCTATGGACAAGGTATTGGTCAAAACACTAAAGCTGCTTTGGAGTGTttgagagaagcagcacaacGTGGAAACATCTATGCTCAAGGTCATCTTGTGGAATATTATTACAATAGAAAATTTTACTCAACAGCTGCTGCAGTAGCCAAAag AATTACAGACCACAAGGACACTGATGCACTAGCAAAGATAACCGACTGTCTTCCTGCGTATGTCACCAAGGGGGTTGCCATGGCTGCTTTCTACTTGGGTAGGTGCCTCCAGCTTGGCCTAGGTGTACAGCAAGATCAAGCCGCTGCTGAAAAATGCTATTCTAGG gcGTGTCTTCTGGATCCTGATGTTGCTGCTGACCTTGAACTGGCAGCTAATCTTGGGAAAATTTAG
- the LRP2BP gene encoding LRP2-binding protein isoform X4, translated as MSGSQRRASGLDTYLLELERWHLGGGERWSACLLVSEGLYEEALIQFEKIKDVDFQAMYQLGVMHYDGLGTTEDPERGVEYMKKILYSDSPKARHLKFAAAYNLGRAYYEGCGVKQSTEEAERLWLIAADHGNPKASVKAQSTLGMLYSMSAQKDLKKAFFWHSEACGNGSLESQGALGVMYLYGQGIGQNTKAALECLREAAQRGNIYAQGHLVEYYYNRKFYSTAAAVAKRITDHKDTDALAKITDCLPAYVTKGVAMAAFYLGRCLQLGLGVQQDQAAAEKCYSRACLLDPDVAADLELAANLGKI; from the exons ATGTCAGGTAGCCAGCGCAGGGCATCTGGGTTAGATACTTACCTCCTTGAACTAGAAAGATGGCAtttgggaggaggagaaaggtgGTCAGCCTGTCTTTTGGTTTCAGAG GGGTTGTATGAAGAAGCATTAATACAATTTGAAAAAATCAAGGATGTAGATTTTCAAGCAATGTATCAGCTTGGTGTAATGCATTATGATGGACTAGGCACTACAGAAGACCCT GAGAGGGGAGTGgaatacatgaagaaaatactCTACTCTGATTCCCCAAAAGCAAGACACTTGAAGTTTGCAGCTGCATACAATCTTGGCAGAGCATATTATGAAGGATGTGGTGTCAAGCAGTCAACTGAAGAGGCTGAAAG GTTGTGGCTTATTGCTGCAGACCATGGAAATCCAAAAGCAAGCGTAAAGGCCCAGAGTACTTTAGGAATGCTTTATTCTATGTCAGCTCAAAAAGACCTGAAGAAG GCCTTTTTCTGGCATTCAGAAGCATGTGGCAATGGAAGTCTGGAATCACAGGGAGCACTTGGTGTTATGTATCTCTATGGACAAGGTATTGGTCAAAACACTAAAGCTGCTTTGGAGTGTttgagagaagcagcacaacGTGGAAACATCTATGCTCAAGGTCATCTTGTGGAATATTATTACAATAGAAAATTTTACTCAACAGCTGCTGCAGTAGCCAAAag AATTACAGACCACAAGGACACTGATGCACTAGCAAAGATAACCGACTGTCTTCCTGCGTATGTCACCAAGGGGGTTGCCATGGCTGCTTTCTACTTGGGTAGGTGCCTCCAGCTTGGCCTAGGTGTACAGCAAGATCAAGCCGCTGCTGAAAAATGCTATTCTAGG gcGTGTCTTCTGGATCCTGATGTTGCTGCTGACCTTGAACTGGCAGCTAATCTTGGGAAAATTTAG